tctatctcaaacaataacaaaaagaaatagattccATTCTGATATATGGCATTTTCCATTTATAGTTTCCcttcaaataaataagaaagctaaaacaatgaaaacaactaGGAAGTGAGTAATGGTACAGGGAGAATGTAGATAAGGCTTGAGTTTCGGCAGTGAGACTCAAAAGTTATCTGAAGAGCTAGTCATGATCCAGACCACTAGTTccatccctttttttctattttctgttactTGAAAATAGATATAACAGGCTcggtgctgtggctcactcctgtaatctcaagacggacagatggcttgagcctaggaattcaagaccagcctgggcaacatggtgaaaccctatctctacaaataatatgAAAACTAGCACGgtgtggtggtttgcacctgcagtctcagctacttggaaggctgaggtaggaggatcacctgagcccagggaggctgaggctgtagtgagccaagattgcaccactgcacttcagcctgggcaacagagtgagatcccgtctcaaaaaaaaaaaaaaaaaaaaagagtaaagaaaaaaagaggctgggcttggtggctcacaccagtaatcccaacactttgggaggctgaggtgggcggatcacgaggtcaggagttccagaccagcctggccaacatggtgaaaccatgtctctactaaaatacaggtgggtgcttttaatcccagctactcagaaggctgaggcaggagaattgcttgaatccaggaggtggaggttgcagtgagccaagactgcaccaatgcactccagcctgggcgacagagtgggactctgtctcaaaaacaacaacaacaacaaaaaagacaatagacataacataaaattaactatgttaaagtgtataattcagtgatacttagtatattcacaatgtcaTCCATCCACCAcctaaacattttcatcactctgcctcaaaaaatccCTTTCCCCTTAAGCAATCTGTTCCCATTCCTCCCTACCACCAACACCTGGTAAACTTACCAGGTTACCAGTTTTCTATCTCTGGATTTACCCtgtctagatatttcatataaatagaatcatacactatgtttctggcttcttcacttagtataatgtttttgaggtttgctcattttcttttgttctttttttttgacacgaaatctcactctgtcacccaggctggagtgcagtggtgccatctcggcttactacaacctccgcctcctgggttcaagcgattctcctgcctcagcctcctgagtagctgggattacagatgtgcaccaccatgcctgggtaattttggtatttttagcagagatggagttttaccatgttggccaggctggtcttgaactcctgacctcaagtgatctgcctgcctcagcctcccaaagtgctgcaattacaggcatgagccaccacacccatcctgtTCATGTTGTATtaatagcatgtgtcagtacgtcattccttttatggctgaataacatcTGCTGCATGGATAGATCACATttcgtttatccattcattcaacgatgggcatttgggttgtttccaccttttggcttatgtgaatagtgctgctatgaacattcatgaacAAATACTTATTTGAGTACCTGGTTTCAATATTTtggagtatatacctaggagtggaattgctgggtcatacggtAATCCTGATTTACTTCtcttgttgagacagggtctcgctctgtcacccaggctggagtacagtggcatgatcatggctcactgcagcctcaaactcctgggctcaaactatcctcttGGCTCaccctcgtgagtagctgggactataggtgtgtggcaCGATGCTGgggtaatttttttgagacaaagtctcactttgtcacccaggctgaagtgcagtggcacgatcacggctctctacaacctctgcctcccaggttttagcgaatctcctgcctcagcctcctgagtagctgggattacaggtgcccactaccacacccagctaatttttgtatttttagtagagactgggtttcaaccggttggtcaggctggtctcaaattcctgacctcaagcaatccacctgccatggcctcccagagtgctggcattacaggcatgagccagtgtgcctggccaagtgcccagctaatttttagccttttttttttttttttgagatggagtctcactctttttgtccagtctggagtgcaatggcgtgatctcggctcacttcagcctccgcatcctgaattcaagcgattctcctgtctcaggcatgcgccaccacacccggctaatttttatatattttttagtagagacggggtttcaccatgttggccaggctggtctcgaactgctgacctcatgatccatctgccttggcctcccaaagtgctgggattacaggtgtgagccaccatgcctggccatttttaaactttttgtagagataaagtctccctatgttgccaggctggtctcaaaatcttggcttcaagctatccttctgcctctctgcctctgaaagtgctgggattacaggcatgaatcaccatgcccagttaagagttctttatatattgtggataCTGACTCaccagatatgtgatttgcaaatattttctcccattatgtaagttgtcttttctcttccttgATGTGTCTTTGCACAAAAGTGTTTAagtttgatgaagttcaattaaTCTGTTGTGTTTTGTTGCTCATGTTTTTGGTGTCCTTAGAATCCACTGCCAAATCCAAAGTTATAAATATTTACCCttaagttttcttctaatagGTTTATCATATTTAACTCTAATATTTAGGtcattgatccattttgagttaatttttgtctacGGAGTGAGGTAGGGGGTTGAACTTTATTGTTTTGCATGTTGTTATCCAGTTATCTCAGCCCTCTTGGTTGAAGAGACTCTTCCCCATTGAATCATCCTGCTACCTTTGCTGAAAATcacagccaggagtggtggctcacacatgtaatcctagcattttgggaggctgaggcagagggattgcctgaactcaggagttcgagactagccggggcagcacggtgaaaccccatctctacaaaatacaaaaaaaaattagccaggtgtggcagcgtgcaccggtagtcccagctactcgggaggctgaggcaggagaattgcttgaacctgggaggtggagattgcagtgagcagagattgcaccactgcactccagcctgggcaacagagcaagactccatctcaaaaaaaaaaaaaaaaaaaaagaaagaaagaaaaagaaaatcacttggCTCTAGATGGAGGAGGGTTTCATCACTTTGAGCTAATAACTTGACTTCTCTTAACCTCAGCTTCCTTACCTGTAAGATAGGTGTTGTGAAGATGAGAAAAGGTTTGTAAGATGAGaaacagattttgtttttgttttcagatggagtcttgctctgtcgcccaggctgaagtgcagtggcacgatctctgcccactgcaaactctgcctcctgggttcaagtgattatcttgcctcagcctcctgagtagctgggattacaggcccctgccaccacacccagttgattttggtatttttagtagagatggggtttcgccatgttagcctggctggtctcaaactcttaacctcaggtgatctgcccacctcggcctcccaaagtgctgggattacaggcatgagccactgtgtccagctgagAAACAGATTGGATGGGAATTTTTCTTCTATCTCCTCCTCCCATCCTTATCTGAACTTCTCTCTGACCCCTGCTAACTCCTAGAGAGAATCAAAGATCTGTTCCAACTCTTGATTAAAACTCCAGGTTCTGCTGACTTGGTCTGCTCTGGTGGCAAAGAGGCTATTGTAAGCGTTATTAGAAGTATGTTTTTCCCTTCGCTTCCGCTCCGCGTTCCCACAATGCAGTGCGGCTGAGCGCCTCGGAGCCCGCGGGGACGCTGCGGGGGGACCCGTgctgaggcggcggcggcggcggcggcgacttGGGATGCGGCGGGCCCGCGGCGTCTGGCGGTGCGGATGTCGGGCTGGGCGGACGAGCGCGGCGGCCAGGGCGACGGGCGCATCTACGTGGGGAACCTTCCGACCGACGTGCGCGAGAAGGACTTGGAGGACCTGTTCTACAAGTACGGCCGCATCCGCGAGATGGAGCTCAAGAACCGGCACGGCCTCGTGCCCTTCGCCTTCGTGCGCTTCGAGGACCCCCGAGATGCAGAGGATGCTATTTATGGAAGAAATGGTTATGATTATGGCCAGTGTCGGCTTCGTGTGGAGTTCCCCAGGACTTACGGAGGTCGGGGTGGGTGGCCCCGTGGTGGGAGGAATGGGCCTCCTACAAGAAGATCTGATTTCCGAGTTCTTGTTTCAGAAAACTATTAGGAAATGGCTGCAGTCCTGAGCTGTGAGCGGTAAACACAGCCTTTGCGAGCAGGAGCACATTTCCCTTTCATGACATCAGGACTTCCTCCGTCAGGCAGCTGGCAGGACCTGAAGGATCACATGCGAGAAGCTGGGGATGTCTGTTATGCTGATGTGCGGAAGGATGGAGTGGGGGTGGTTGAGTATCTCAGAAAAGAAGACATGGAATATGCCCTGTGTAAACTGGATGACACCAAATTCCACTCTCATGAGGGTGAAACTTCCT
Above is a window of Pongo pygmaeus isolate AG05252 chromosome 14, NHGRI_mPonPyg2-v2.0_pri, whole genome shotgun sequence DNA encoding:
- the LOC129011394 gene encoding serine/arginine-rich splicing factor 9-like gives rise to the protein MSGWADERGGQGDGRIYVGNLPTDVREKDLEDLFYKYGRIREMELKNRHGLVPFAFVRFEDPRDAEDAIYGRNGYDYGQCRLRVEFPRTYGGRGGWPRGGRNGPPTRRSDFRVLVSENY